The segment GGCGAAGTCTGTGGCAGGCTTGCCAACTTGATTTTGCGACACTAATGAAAGCATATCCTTGTAAACCACTTGATCCACATACTCCACCTGCGGGGATGTAGTGGCCCACTGCAAGGCTTGGATATAGTACGTGTGGTTCTTCAGAGGAGAGCCGCTCTCGTAGAGATACTTGGTATAGAGACGTAGAGCCTCGCTCAGCGCTTTGCCGCGCATCACCTTGAGCGGGCGCAGTAGATCCTCCTGCGAGACACTCCCAGCAGGCATACTGCTATAGACAGCAAGATAGTCTACCAGTCCCTGCTCCATAGCAGCTGGATCAACAAGCTGCTCCAAAGTCTCTGCGGGCCAACGATCGAAGAAGTGCTCTAGTACATACTTCGCCCGCTGCAAAGGCTCCTGGATGTTCTCTGGGATCTTTACCATTGGATAGGGTTCTGCTGTTGTACCTTCGCTCAGGTGAGTCGTATCCACGACCCCAAAGGAGGCCTCCACAGACGAGGGTGTCTGCGAGCGCTGCTTACCAGTAGCACTGCATGAAAGAAGAGCCAAGGTAAGCAGGATGGTGGTAGAGATTAGTTGTAGGAAGTGAGACATATAGCTCTTGCGGTGAATGATACTGGGAGGATAAAAAGGAAACGCATCACGCCCTGAGTAGTTCAGTGCGTGATGCGTTTGGGGAGTGAGACTACTTCAGCGTACCAGCCTTAGCCTCTTCGATCATCTTCTGGCTAGGTAGGATGAAGACCTCTACACGACGGTTCTTACGCTTACCCTCAGCCGTTGCGTTCGTATCAACGGGCTCGTGGCTACCACGACCCTCGTACTTCATACGTACGGAAGAGACACCCTGTCCCTCGAGGAAGTCACGGACGCTCTTAGCACGATTCAGTGAGAGTGGATCGTTGATACGATCATTGCCCGAACTATCGGTGTGACCGATGATCTCTAGGACCGTGTCATCGTTCTTGTTTAGGTTATCTGCGAACTTGCGTAGATCGTTGCGAGAAGAAGAGCTCAGCGTGCTCGAGCTGGTGTTGAAGAGTAGACCGCTGTCGAAGACGACCTTGATAGCTTGTCCCTCATTGACTGTCTCGACCTGCGTACCCGCGGGTAGCTGCTGCTCGAGCTCCTTCTTTTGCTTCTCCATACGATGACCGATGAGTGCGCCAGCAGCACCGCCTACGACGGCACCAATAGCTGCGCCAGCACCCGTATTGCCTGCGACCTTACCGATACCAGCGCCAAGGCCAGCGCCTACGGCTGTACCAGCGCCAGCACCAAGTAGTGTCTCGTTTATCGCGCCACAACCCGATAGGGATAGAGCCACGGCCACGATGCCCGCTGTGATAGATAGTCTGTTCATAGTTTCTGTGATATTTGAGTTAGTAAATATGTCGTTATTGTGTATTTCTCCAGAGTGTTAGCTACGCTTTATTGCTAAAGTAACGCATAAACTGCGAGCGCATATAGAGCTCCTGGTCAGACTGCTTAGAGGCGTTGAGACTGCCTCTAAACTCTTCTATGGATCGGTACCCATGCTGAGTCATCCACTGTGTGAGCTCCTCCAGCATCTTCGTCAAGTAAGGTACTCCATGCTGATACAGTGTGGAGACAACCTGTACAGAGCTAGCTCCGACGAGGAGGCTCTTGACGATGCCTGCGTAGTCCATCACGCCGCCCGAAGCGGAGATAGCGAGCTGGGGTAGCTTGCCCGAGAGGAGTCCTGTGTACTTCAGCGTGTTGTATAACTCTTGTCCCGTTGATATAACAGGTCCCTGAACGATCTCTAGGGTATCTATATTAATGTCTGTCTGCCAGCTCTTGTTAAAGCAGGTCAAGCCCTTGACACCACTCTTGACCAGCTCCTGCGCTAGGTAAAGGATGTTGGTAAAGCGATCTGAAATCTTGAAGACGACTGGTATCTGCACCGTACGGGTGATCGAGATCGCTAGATCTACCAGCTCCTTCTCTAGATCACTACCACGCTGTGCTGGATCTGTCTCGATGCGCATCACATTGAGCTCGAGCGCATCCGCGCCGGCTTCCTGTATGCTCTTGGCAAAAGATTGCCACTCGCCTCCTCGGTAACAGTTAATGCTTGCTATGACAGGGATGTCGACCGCGCCCTTAGCTTCACGGATCAGGGTTAGGTACTTCTCCACTTCATGCTGGCGCGTGTAGTGCAGCATATAGTCGAGCCCCTCAGGATAAGAAGTAGCCACCTCTGCTTGCGCTTGCAGAGCCGTCGCCTCTATCTGCTCCTCAAAGAGCGACTTGAGGATGACTGCCCCGGCGCCTGCCTGTGCCATTGCCGTAACTTGCTGGAGTGAGGCCGTGAGACCAGAGCTACCAGCTATGATTGGATTGCGGAGGGCGATACCTCCGTAGTGTGATGTCAAGTCCACCATGCTATTTGTGCTATGTTACTACTCGCAAAGATACAAAATAACATCGATTGCACCAGCGTTTGGTCAATTCAAAAAGTTGTCGTACCTTTGCATCACCAAAACGCAAGAAGGATGGTGCCATAGCTCAGATGGTAGAGCAAAGGACTGAAAATCCTTGTGTCCCCGGTTCGATTCCTGGTGGCACCACTTCAATAACAATTCGAGATCTCGCAATGCCTATTGCGGGATCTCTTTTTTTATCCTTCTCGACCGATATGGCTACCACGCGACATGACGCTCCACCCGTATGACAGGTCCTTCGGCAACAGCCTTAACGAAAGCTTTATAAGCGATACGTTGGGTAATCCGACATTTATCAGTACTTTTGTGAAGGCA is part of the Porphyromonas asaccharolytica DSM 20707 genome and harbors:
- a CDS encoding DUF5106 domain-containing protein encodes the protein MSHFLQLISTTILLTLALLSCSATGKQRSQTPSSVEASFGVVDTTHLSEGTTAEPYPMVKIPENIQEPLQRAKYVLEHFFDRWPAETLEQLVDPAAMEQGLVDYLAVYSSMPAGSVSQEDLLRPLKVMRGKALSEALRLYTKYLYESGSPLKNHTYYIQALQWATTSPQVEYVDQVVYKDMLSLVSQNQVGKPATDFAITLAQPAAEGYTFADTTLYALRDKPKVVIFYTPGCDRCTHLLAEVSHDQILQRATEGGKAEILYVSLVYERSEWKKGLADLPPFGTPAFNGDLRLLEESLYDLAVTPVIYVISSDGIVLQRDTSLAEVRRYVSTL
- a CDS encoding OmpA family protein, which encodes MNRLSITAGIVAVALSLSGCGAINETLLGAGAGTAVGAGLGAGIGKVAGNTGAGAAIGAVVGGAAGALIGHRMEKQKKELEQQLPAGTQVETVNEGQAIKVVFDSGLLFNTSSSTLSSSSRNDLRKFADNLNKNDDTVLEIIGHTDSSGNDRINDPLSLNRAKSVRDFLEGQGVSSVRMKYEGRGSHEPVDTNATAEGKRKNRRVEVFILPSQKMIEEAKAGTLK
- a CDS encoding dihydroorotate dehydrogenase-like protein, producing MVDLTSHYGGIALRNPIIAGSSGLTASLQQVTAMAQAGAGAVILKSLFEEQIEATALQAQAEVATSYPEGLDYMLHYTRQHEVEKYLTLIREAKGAVDIPVIASINCYRGGEWQSFAKSIQEAGADALELNVMRIETDPAQRGSDLEKELVDLAISITRTVQIPVVFKISDRFTNILYLAQELVKSGVKGLTCFNKSWQTDINIDTLEIVQGPVISTGQELYNTLKYTGLLSGKLPQLAISASGGVMDYAGIVKSLLVGASSVQVVSTLYQHGVPYLTKMLEELTQWMTQHGYRSIEEFRGSLNASKQSDQELYMRSQFMRYFSNKA